In Bythopirellula goksoeyrii, a single window of DNA contains:
- a CDS encoding SHD1 domain-containing protein — MWTASEVWFPYQSEESTCCGDCEFSEPIVETTHGSGEKELPSSAEVPQTTAPVEPLAEPKVDSPAPAAEKPAPILPAAPIAVPQPEEPIDPPTEELFPGPVPPADDAPLQVEPEKKSQIDELFEEPSATNEPTPSNEPATPPQDSTDALFVEPEQASAEEALPEEESTESEPSGESEDKSDSFEDLFGPTEEEPTPEPKTESEEKPAVDPFDPSGQKALPSVLEGTKSIAVKDPRYWSDCTSQFSCLAHLVSMNAEFVVLEKEAGDRIAVPLTQLSDADLAFVKEQVRNLRMVLQKESLAEKLAMSWSD, encoded by the coding sequence ATGTGGACAGCAAGTGAAGTATGGTTCCCTTATCAATCGGAAGAATCTACTTGCTGTGGTGACTGCGAATTCAGTGAGCCTATCGTTGAAACGACTCACGGAAGTGGCGAAAAAGAACTTCCTAGCTCAGCAGAGGTGCCACAGACAACTGCTCCTGTAGAACCGCTTGCTGAACCAAAAGTAGACTCGCCCGCCCCCGCTGCAGAGAAGCCCGCGCCTATCCTGCCAGCCGCACCGATCGCTGTACCTCAGCCTGAAGAACCAATTGATCCACCGACTGAAGAGTTATTCCCAGGTCCTGTTCCACCAGCAGACGACGCGCCTCTTCAAGTCGAACCGGAAAAGAAGTCTCAAATCGATGAACTCTTCGAGGAGCCGTCGGCCACCAATGAGCCAACGCCATCCAACGAACCGGCGACTCCCCCGCAAGATTCTACCGATGCGTTGTTTGTTGAACCTGAGCAGGCGTCTGCAGAAGAAGCTCTCCCCGAAGAGGAGTCTACGGAGTCTGAGCCTTCAGGAGAATCGGAAGACAAATCGGATTCATTTGAGGATCTTTTCGGGCCAACTGAAGAAGAGCCGACGCCAGAGCCAAAGACTGAATCAGAGGAGAAGCCAGCCGTGGATCCATTTGATCCCTCCGGTCAAAAAGCACTCCCATCTGTGTTAGAAGGTACTAAAAGCATCGCCGTCAAGGATCCACGCTATTGGTCTGATTGCACCTCGCAGTTCTCATGTCTGGCGCACTTGGTGAGTATGAATGCTGAATTCGTGGTTCTGGAGAAGGAAGCCGGAGATCGAATCGCAGTCCCCCTCACACAATTGAGCGATGCTGATTTGGCCTTTGTCAAAGAGCAGGTCCGCAATCTCCGGATGGTGCTACAAAAAGAGTCCCTAGCCGAAAAGCTCGCTATGAGCTGGTCTGATTGA
- a CDS encoding lectin-like protein: MYMKLVLLCAVSIGIQLSDVSAQRIRWEVTDGGNGHWYEVFQGPIDSVFGGIHRVIDWPDAYFNAHAHGGYLATITSAEENEFVFSLTDSPEYWQGDGIGNYFGPWLGAIQEPGDRDPSVGWQWVTGEPFEFTNWHPGEPNDLFGQIDENRIAFFASESSTGLRSAFWNDEQATRLIVTAYVVESVPEPSNFVMVVLLTCIWQLMKKPLAGVTNYLNCSHERLLP; encoded by the coding sequence ATGTACATGAAACTAGTGCTATTATGCGCGGTATCAATTGGTATCCAACTCAGTGATGTTAGTGCCCAACGCATACGTTGGGAAGTTACCGATGGAGGGAATGGGCATTGGTATGAAGTGTTTCAGGGTCCTATAGATTCCGTTTTCGGCGGGATTCATCGTGTTATCGATTGGCCCGATGCATACTTTAACGCCCATGCTCATGGCGGATACCTCGCGACGATCACTTCTGCTGAAGAAAACGAGTTTGTCTTCTCTCTAACGGATTCGCCTGAGTATTGGCAAGGAGATGGAATCGGCAACTATTTTGGCCCCTGGTTGGGTGCTATCCAAGAACCTGGAGACCGAGATCCATCCGTGGGCTGGCAATGGGTCACGGGGGAACCTTTCGAATTCACCAATTGGCATCCCGGCGAGCCCAATGATCTATTCGGCCAGATCGATGAGAATCGCATAGCCTTCTTCGCAAGTGAGAGCTCAACGGGGCTGCGATCCGCATTCTGGAATGATGAGCAAGCCACTCGCCTCATCGTAACCGCCTATGTCGTAGAGTCTGTCCCTGAACCATCGAACTTTGTGATGGTCGTGCTACTTACGTGTATCTGGCAACTAATGAAAAAGCCACTCGCTGGTGTTACCAATTACCTGAATTGTTCACATGAAAGGTTGTTGCCATGA
- a CDS encoding PilZ domain-containing protein, producing the protein MSANTNTSPTTDEILTELVKVALKDADNNRRSETRFPFFRPISVQMDNHSFSAFTREVSLSGIGLLHSMELPLKEVSVTIAGQPDPLLVQIERCDPIGEGWYISGGRLVDPNC; encoded by the coding sequence ATGTCTGCAAACACGAATACGAGCCCGACAACTGATGAGATCCTGACTGAACTAGTAAAAGTCGCGTTGAAAGATGCTGACAACAACCGTCGATCAGAGACGCGGTTTCCCTTCTTCCGTCCGATCTCCGTGCAGATGGACAATCACAGCTTCTCGGCATTCACGCGGGAAGTCAGCCTTTCGGGAATCGGTCTGTTGCACAGCATGGAGCTGCCGTTGAAAGAAGTCTCGGTAACGATAGCCGGACAGCCTGATCCGCTGTTGGTCCAAATCGAGCGTTGTGATCCAATTGGCGAAGGTTGGTACATCAGCGGGGGAAGGCTAGTCGACCCTAATTGCTGA
- the typA gene encoding translational GTPase TypA, with amino-acid sequence MNMTLTPTTAHQIRNVAIIAHVDHGKTTLVDKMMLQSGQYRNEDLAKLAGGQHGLILDSNDLERERGITILSKNCAVRYTSTSGDSYRVNLIDTPGHADFGGEVERVLGMASGTLLLVDAYEGPMPQTRFVLEKSLLHGLRPIVVVNKVDRPDSRPQEVVNEVFDLLVEMDAPEEFLDFPVVFASAREGWATLDLNEPSDSLRPLFETIIEHVPPPEVGLEDGPLRMQVTSLDYSDYVGRIAIGRVREGTIKRRQRVLVFDRQGNSAERQVGQLLGFDGLDRKEVESVAAGDLCAITGLEPIEIGDTISDLTCTDPLPAVPIDEPTLHMTFRVNDGPFSGREGKFLTSRQLGERLDKELRSNVALRVGPGPSQEQFCVSGRGLMHLGILIENMRREGFELCVGKPEVILRDIDGVRSEPIEQLVVDCPERCQNAVMALLGDRRANLTKMTHRESSGFVHLEFTIPARSLMGLKNRMLNATQGEAIMHHTFLGYEPIRGATPSRPVGVLIANESGMATAYSLDALYDRGEFFIRPGDQVYEGQVIGEHCRVGDLVVNVVRGKKLTNVRAAGKDDNSQVRPVRAMSLETCLEYIEEDELVEVTPSMVRLRKMMLIEADRRRAARQANG; translated from the coding sequence ATGAATATGACACTCACACCTACCACAGCCCACCAGATTCGCAACGTTGCGATAATTGCCCACGTGGATCATGGCAAGACAACCTTGGTCGACAAGATGATGCTCCAGTCAGGGCAGTACCGGAACGAGGACTTGGCGAAATTGGCAGGGGGACAACATGGGCTGATACTCGATTCGAACGATTTGGAACGTGAGCGAGGCATCACCATTCTCAGCAAGAACTGTGCCGTACGTTACACATCGACCAGTGGTGATTCCTACCGTGTAAATCTCATCGACACCCCGGGTCACGCGGACTTTGGTGGCGAGGTCGAGCGCGTCCTGGGAATGGCCAGCGGAACGTTGCTTTTGGTGGATGCCTACGAAGGACCCATGCCGCAGACCCGCTTCGTACTAGAAAAGTCTTTGCTGCACGGTTTGCGGCCCATCGTGGTCGTCAATAAAGTCGATCGCCCCGATTCTCGCCCCCAGGAAGTGGTCAATGAGGTCTTCGATCTCCTGGTGGAAATGGATGCCCCTGAAGAATTCTTGGATTTTCCCGTGGTCTTCGCCTCAGCTAGAGAAGGTTGGGCTACCCTGGATCTCAATGAACCAAGCGATTCACTCCGACCCTTGTTCGAAACAATCATCGAACATGTCCCGCCACCAGAAGTAGGCCTAGAAGATGGCCCCTTGCGAATGCAAGTGACGTCGCTTGATTACTCCGACTATGTGGGGCGAATTGCCATCGGCCGAGTTCGCGAGGGAACGATCAAGCGTCGCCAGCGAGTCCTAGTTTTCGACCGGCAAGGCAATTCGGCAGAGAGACAAGTTGGTCAATTGCTGGGTTTTGACGGTCTTGACCGCAAGGAGGTAGAAAGCGTTGCGGCCGGTGATCTTTGTGCGATTACCGGACTGGAACCCATCGAAATTGGCGACACCATCTCAGATCTCACATGCACCGACCCACTGCCCGCGGTTCCCATCGACGAACCGACCTTGCACATGACGTTCCGAGTCAATGACGGCCCATTCTCCGGTCGCGAGGGAAAATTCCTTACCAGCCGCCAACTAGGGGAGCGTCTCGACAAGGAATTACGCTCCAATGTTGCCCTCCGAGTGGGCCCGGGGCCCAGCCAGGAGCAATTCTGCGTTTCTGGCCGGGGGCTCATGCATCTGGGAATTCTCATCGAAAACATGCGTCGCGAGGGATTCGAGCTCTGCGTCGGAAAGCCGGAAGTCATTCTTCGCGATATCGATGGGGTCCGTAGTGAACCGATCGAGCAACTCGTCGTCGATTGTCCGGAAAGATGCCAAAATGCCGTGATGGCCTTGTTGGGGGACCGCCGTGCCAATCTCACCAAAATGACCCACCGAGAGTCGAGTGGCTTCGTGCATCTTGAGTTCACCATCCCTGCTCGGTCGCTCATGGGACTTAAGAACCGCATGCTCAACGCGACCCAGGGAGAGGCCATCATGCACCATACTTTCCTTGGATATGAGCCAATCCGAGGTGCAACACCGAGCAGACCAGTGGGAGTGCTCATTGCCAACGAATCAGGCATGGCAACCGCGTATTCACTCGATGCCCTTTACGATCGTGGTGAATTCTTCATTCGCCCTGGCGATCAGGTCTACGAGGGCCAGGTGATTGGCGAGCATTGCCGCGTAGGCGACTTGGTAGTGAACGTCGTCCGAGGCAAGAAACTCACCAACGTCCGCGCAGCCGGCAAAGACGACAACAGCCAGGTTCGCCCCGTGCGAGCGATGTCTCTTGAAACATGTCTGGAGTATATCGAAGAAGACGAGTTAGTCGAAGTAACCCCCAGCATGGTCCGCCTCCGCAAAATGATGCTAATCGAAGCCGACCGCCGCCGAGCAGCACGGCAAGCGAATGGTTAG
- a CDS encoding L-type lectin-domain containing protein, whose amino-acid sequence MCSVYLRCQVFYSFLVFLPVWYVAPAVADFHYSDFSSVDGIRMRGDAIQSGNRLRLTPAAYHQHGSAWIRYREIVDDGFRCRFQFQMTGGGSQPGFSGVGGDGLAFVIQNSSVTALGDYGSGIGYGGVGDREAIPNSVAVEFDTWKNSDLNDPNGNHVSVHTRGLSPNSPHEDYSLGSTTFVPDFLAGAIHTVELRYLPGVMDIFVDDLATPVFVVPLDLNQTLALSQGQAWIGFTASTWNGWANHDILNASFNAIPESDTFLMLTMFVWVVFCLSALFRRSPKLCT is encoded by the coding sequence ATGTGCTCAGTTTATCTTCGATGTCAAGTTTTCTATTCCTTCTTAGTATTCCTACCTGTCTGGTATGTAGCTCCGGCAGTAGCTGATTTCCACTATTCGGACTTTAGTTCCGTTGATGGTATTCGCATGCGCGGCGATGCCATCCAGAGTGGCAACCGCCTGCGCTTGACGCCTGCGGCTTATCACCAGCATGGATCGGCGTGGATTCGCTACCGAGAGATAGTAGACGACGGATTCCGCTGCAGATTTCAGTTTCAAATGACCGGAGGAGGATCTCAGCCGGGTTTTTCAGGTGTCGGGGGTGATGGATTGGCCTTTGTGATCCAGAACAGCAGCGTCACGGCGCTCGGAGACTATGGCTCGGGAATTGGCTACGGGGGTGTAGGTGATCGAGAAGCCATTCCTAACAGCGTCGCCGTGGAATTCGATACATGGAAGAACTCCGACCTCAACGACCCCAACGGGAATCACGTCAGCGTTCATACACGTGGACTCTCGCCAAATAGTCCCCATGAAGACTACTCGCTCGGCTCGACGACTTTTGTGCCTGATTTCTTAGCGGGGGCAATTCACACTGTCGAATTACGCTACCTTCCCGGGGTGATGGACATCTTCGTAGACGACCTGGCGACGCCAGTTTTTGTCGTTCCGTTGGATCTCAATCAGACGCTTGCATTAAGTCAGGGGCAAGCCTGGATCGGCTTCACAGCGTCGACTTGGAATGGCTGGGCCAATCACGACATCCTCAATGCTTCGTTCAACGCGATACCTGAAAGCGATACCTTTCTAATGCTGACAATGTTCGTTTGGGTAGTCTTTTGCCTAAGCGCATTATTTCGAAGGAGTCCCAAACTATGTACATGA
- a CDS encoding ECF-type sigma factor has translation MDDVTQILSQIEQGDPSAAEELLPLVYEELRKLAAAKLAQEKPGQTLQATALVHDAYIRLVDVEKAEHWDSRGHFFAAAAESMRRILVDIARRKKRPKHGGNLQRVNLDAACTFAEEPSEDILALDEALRSFATADPKKADLVKLRFFAGMTIPEAAEALGISHATAERYWTYARCWLFSELDKNSSDSNTT, from the coding sequence ATGGACGACGTCACCCAAATCTTGTCCCAGATCGAGCAGGGAGACCCAAGCGCCGCCGAGGAGCTACTGCCACTTGTCTACGAAGAATTGCGGAAACTGGCAGCTGCTAAGCTCGCACAGGAAAAGCCTGGACAAACTTTGCAGGCTACGGCCTTGGTGCATGACGCGTACATCCGGCTGGTGGATGTGGAGAAGGCTGAGCACTGGGATTCGCGCGGTCATTTCTTTGCTGCAGCAGCAGAATCCATGCGTCGCATTCTAGTTGACATCGCCAGAAGAAAGAAACGCCCAAAACACGGCGGGAATCTGCAGCGTGTTAACCTGGACGCCGCATGCACCTTCGCCGAAGAGCCCAGCGAAGACATTCTCGCGTTGGATGAAGCCCTTAGGAGCTTCGCGACGGCCGATCCCAAGAAGGCGGACCTGGTGAAGCTCCGTTTCTTTGCCGGAATGACGATTCCCGAGGCTGCTGAGGCATTGGGCATCTCGCACGCAACAGCTGAGAGATACTGGACTTATGCACGATGCTGGCTGTTCTCTGAATTGGACAAAAATAGCTCCGATAGTAACACAACGTAA
- a CDS encoding DUF6923 family protein — MLNSKLVFAAALTAIALMSLAISPAQGKKPDNPGGGNNGGGESHGQVYVSTSEKEVWKVDLPSANKTFVALTPELFFDLAVSRDGLLYGLSYSSAELYRIDVNTGETLQIGTIGYQDPGNFNSMDFDADDDLFVARNRLLHVDSLTGQGTLIGETGFEATGDLAISPSGGFYMSAFGPNDVDDLVQLDPVTGAGTLIGSIGYSNLYGLDFVDDVLYGITIDRRIIQIDPTTGSGTQVRKLGIRGDVYGMAGIPTIPILQATAVSVPEPSVAEMLGTGLVGLVLIRRKRQSDRGTEETHQ; from the coding sequence ATGTTAAATTCCAAACTAGTCTTCGCGGCGGCTCTGACAGCTATCGCCTTAATGTCATTAGCCATTTCTCCGGCCCAGGGCAAGAAACCGGACAACCCAGGAGGCGGAAACAACGGAGGAGGCGAAAGCCATGGCCAAGTCTACGTCAGCACCAGCGAAAAAGAAGTCTGGAAGGTCGACCTTCCCTCAGCCAATAAGACTTTCGTAGCGTTGACTCCCGAATTATTCTTCGACTTGGCTGTGTCACGCGACGGTCTTCTCTACGGACTCAGTTATTCGTCCGCAGAGCTTTATCGAATTGACGTGAATACCGGGGAAACCCTTCAGATCGGCACCATTGGCTATCAAGATCCTGGCAATTTCAACTCGATGGACTTTGATGCCGACGATGATCTCTTCGTGGCAAGGAATCGGTTGCTGCATGTCGATTCGTTGACGGGTCAAGGCACGCTAATTGGTGAGACGGGTTTCGAGGCAACTGGCGATCTGGCAATTTCGCCAAGTGGCGGCTTTTACATGTCCGCCTTCGGTCCGAATGATGTCGACGACTTGGTGCAACTAGACCCAGTAACTGGTGCTGGCACTTTGATCGGCTCGATCGGCTACTCCAACCTTTACGGATTGGATTTTGTCGATGACGTTCTGTACGGAATTACAATAGATCGCCGAATCATCCAGATCGATCCAACCACAGGCAGCGGCACTCAAGTACGCAAGCTTGGGATTCGAGGAGATGTTTACGGGATGGCCGGTATTCCAACCATTCCAATTCTTCAGGCGACTGCCGTTTCCGTCCCAGAACCTTCCGTTGCAGAGATGTTAGGGACCGGCCTCGTCGGTCTAGTACTAATTCGCCGGAAACGACAATCAGATAGAGGAACGGAAGAAACGCATCAGTGA
- a CDS encoding serine/threonine-protein kinase codes for MATDESKVEEVFFCALDMGSEEELTAYLDEACKGDGPLRSRVQRLLDAKAKLGSFLQGDAGDLVATVDRPITEQPGDSIGSYKLLQQIGEGGMGVVYMAEQSEPIERRIALKIIKPGMDTRQVIARFEAEQQALAMMDHPNIAKVFDAGTTDTGRPYFVMELVKGVPITEYCDQHQLAPRERLELFLPVCQAVQHAHQKGIIHRDIKPTNVMVAYYDDRPVPKIIDFGIAKAIEQRLTEKTIFTEYGQVVGTIEYMSPEQAELNQIDVDTRTDVYSLGVLLYELLTGETPFDRERLRSAAFDELLRIIREEEPPRPSLKLSTSASLPSIAANRHIEPKKLSALVHGELDWIVLKAMEKDRSRRYDTASKFAEDVEHYLHDEAVEACPPSRRYQLKKFARRNKSLIATSAAIAAALLVGTSLATWQAIRATQERDRAVAAESKAEEEAERADREAIKANAEAVRAAEQARRADTEAAIAKAVNEFLQKDLLGMADAALQAEAQLLPDPNIKLRTVLDRAAENIEGRFSDQPLVEAAIRHAIGASYASIGEYKKAETHYQRAIEIRTKSAGAEAVETLSSMNGLAIVYEHQGRYGEAETLSRQTLETARLTLGEEHSGTLASINNLANIYKSQGRYEVAEALYRQDLKITRRTFGDEHPDTLMSMMNLANLFTDQGRYNEAETMHRQALETKRRTLGEEHPDTLRSMGSLGIVKCRQGSTDEAEALFRQTLELFRRTLGDEHPDTLRSMNHLAIVYADQDRYEEAGSILRQALETKRRTLGEEHPNTLLSMITAANAYLHQGRHDDANELYRKTIEIQQRVLGKEHPDTLLAENNLAANYTKQDRFAEAETLFRKVLQIRRGTLGDGHPHTLSSMNNLAFAIHRQGRYDEAEPLYQQAMEAQVRTLGQEHPDTKLTRENLGTMYNDQAWNAATSADPADRNAEIALRAATKAMELKPEDPNTWDNLGIALYRNERWKKAIEALEKASEMRDGYDPYHQFFLAMAYWQNGEQEEAKANYQEAVQWMSQADRGDEQRRFQAEAQHLINLSASEHTHPSNAESGGDAGLSSPRE; via the coding sequence ATGGCTACCGATGAATCCAAAGTGGAAGAGGTTTTCTTCTGTGCCCTCGATATGGGATCAGAAGAGGAACTCACTGCCTACCTAGATGAGGCTTGCAAAGGTGATGGACCTCTGCGTAGCCGCGTTCAGAGGTTGCTAGATGCTAAGGCAAAGCTGGGTAGCTTTCTTCAAGGCGATGCAGGTGACCTTGTAGCAACCGTAGACCGCCCCATCACCGAGCAGCCCGGCGACTCGATAGGCTCCTATAAGCTCCTGCAGCAGATCGGGGAAGGGGGCATGGGCGTCGTCTACATGGCCGAGCAGAGCGAGCCGATCGAGCGGCGGATTGCCCTCAAAATAATCAAGCCAGGGATGGACACCCGGCAAGTGATTGCCCGGTTTGAGGCAGAACAACAGGCCCTGGCGATGATGGATCACCCGAACATAGCCAAGGTTTTCGACGCCGGCACGACCGACACCGGTCGGCCCTACTTCGTGATGGAATTGGTCAAGGGGGTTCCGATCACGGAGTACTGTGACCAGCACCAGCTTGCTCCGCGCGAGCGGTTGGAATTGTTCTTGCCTGTCTGTCAGGCCGTGCAACATGCCCATCAGAAAGGAATCATTCACCGCGACATTAAGCCCACAAACGTGATGGTGGCTTATTATGATGATAGGCCGGTGCCCAAGATCATCGACTTCGGTATCGCCAAGGCCATCGAGCAGCGACTGACTGAGAAGACGATCTTCACAGAATATGGTCAGGTCGTGGGGACCATCGAATACATGAGTCCCGAGCAGGCCGAGCTCAATCAAATCGACGTCGATACGCGCACGGACGTTTACTCCCTGGGAGTACTGCTCTATGAACTGTTGACCGGAGAGACGCCCTTTGACCGCGAGCGGCTCCGCTCTGCGGCGTTCGACGAGTTGCTCAGGATTATCCGTGAAGAAGAACCACCTCGGCCGAGTCTGAAACTCAGCACGAGCGCATCTTTGCCTTCGATTGCCGCCAATCGGCACATCGAGCCGAAGAAGCTTAGCGCCTTGGTCCACGGCGAGTTGGACTGGATCGTGCTGAAGGCGATGGAGAAGGATAGGTCCCGACGCTACGACACAGCCAGCAAGTTCGCCGAGGATGTGGAGCATTATCTCCATGACGAAGCCGTGGAGGCTTGTCCGCCATCGAGACGATACCAGCTAAAGAAGTTCGCAAGACGCAACAAGTCGCTGATCGCAACATCCGCGGCCATTGCCGCCGCGCTGCTGGTCGGTACCAGTCTGGCGACTTGGCAGGCAATTCGTGCGACGCAAGAGCGCGATCGTGCGGTAGCTGCGGAGTCGAAAGCAGAAGAGGAAGCAGAACGTGCGGATCGAGAAGCGATTAAAGCAAACGCAGAGGCTGTGAGAGCTGCCGAACAAGCGCGGCGCGCAGACACCGAAGCGGCGATTGCCAAGGCCGTTAATGAGTTCCTTCAGAAAGACCTGCTGGGCATGGCCGACGCTGCTTTGCAGGCCGAGGCTCAGCTTTTGCCCGACCCGAACATCAAGCTCCGTACGGTACTTGATCGAGCAGCTGAGAATATTGAGGGGCGTTTTTCCGACCAGCCCCTGGTCGAAGCGGCTATTCGACATGCCATTGGTGCGTCTTACGCGTCGATCGGCGAATACAAGAAGGCTGAGACACATTATCAGAGGGCTATAGAAATACGAACTAAGAGTGCTGGAGCCGAGGCGGTCGAAACACTTTCATCGATGAACGGCTTGGCAATCGTTTACGAACATCAGGGACGTTACGGCGAGGCCGAAACGCTGTCTCGTCAGACGCTCGAAACCGCCCGCCTCACGCTGGGCGAAGAACACTCTGGGACGCTCGCCAGCATTAACAATCTGGCGAACATCTACAAAAGCCAAGGCCGCTACGAGGTGGCCGAAGCACTGTATCGCCAGGATCTCAAAATCACTCGCCGCACGTTTGGCGATGAGCACCCAGACACGCTCATGAGCATGATGAATTTGGCGAATCTCTTCACTGATCAAGGCCGCTACAACGAGGCGGAAACGATGCATCGCCAGGCGCTCGAAACTAAGCGCCGGACGCTGGGCGAAGAGCACCCTGACACGCTCCGCAGCATGGGCAGTCTGGGAATCGTTAAATGCCGCCAGGGGAGTACAGACGAAGCCGAGGCCCTTTTTCGTCAGACACTAGAACTCTTCCGCCGCACGCTGGGTGACGAGCATCCGGACACGCTCCGCAGCATGAACCATCTGGCGATCGTCTACGCCGACCAAGATCGTTACGAAGAGGCGGGATCGATCCTTCGCCAGGCGCTCGAAACTAAGCGCCGGACGCTGGGCGAAGAGCACCCAAACACACTTTTAAGCATGATCACCGCAGCGAACGCATACCTGCACCAAGGTCGCCATGATGACGCGAACGAACTCTACCGGAAGACCATCGAAATTCAACAGCGAGTGCTCGGTAAGGAACATCCCGATACGTTATTGGCCGAAAACAATTTGGCGGCCAATTACACGAAACAAGACCGCTTCGCCGAAGCTGAGACGCTATTCCGAAAAGTTCTGCAAATCCGCCGCGGCACGCTGGGCGACGGGCATCCACACACGCTCAGCAGCATGAACAATCTGGCGTTCGCCATTCACAGGCAGGGTCGCTACGACGAGGCAGAACCACTTTACCAGCAGGCCATGGAAGCACAAGTGCGTACGCTGGGTCAGGAGCATCCAGACACGAAACTTACGAGGGAGAATCTTGGGACGATGTATAACGACCAGGCATGGAACGCAGCCACATCAGCAGATCCCGCCGATCGTAACGCTGAAATCGCCCTGCGAGCGGCGACAAAAGCGATGGAACTCAAACCGGAAGACCCCAACACCTGGGACAACCTGGGCATTGCGTTGTATCGCAACGAGCGCTGGAAGAAAGCAATCGAGGCCCTCGAAAAAGCAAGCGAGATGAGAGATGGGTATGATCCTTATCATCAGTTCTTCTTGGCGATGGCCTATTGGCAGAACGGCGAGCAGGAAGAAGCAAAAGCTAACTACCAAGAGGCTGTGCAGTGGATGTCGCAGGCCGACCGCGGCGACGAGCAGCGGCGGTTTCAAGCCGAGGCGCAGCATCTCATAAACCTTAGTGCAAGTGAGCACACCCACCCGTCGAATGCAGAATCAGGTGGTGACGCCGGACTTAGTAGTCCAAGAGAATGA
- the hemG gene encoding protoporphyrinogen oxidase, whose amino-acid sequence MPQSRFAVIGGGISGLTAAYRLTQEVPQARVQLFEASDRLGGVLSTFQQQDLLIERGADSFLTKQPWAVELCRELGLAEELIPTNSEHRRALVLCDGELHPVPEGFHMMRPQRALPILRSRLLSWQGKLRLLAERWIARPSGIDREDFDDNLAHFATERLGHGAYARLVEPLLAGIFTADATKLSVAATMPEAIALVREHGTLWHREVSPGSEPDRSTSGARYGSFLTLRDGMSRLVNELAGRLPTSSIQLNKLARQLSRDEDGNWSLQLADGSMCGPFTGVVTALPAPQTAKLVEQVDSQLCDLLRRIPYASSAVVSLAYNREQVSRPLDAFGLVVPAVEKSRIVAASFSSVKFPGRAPGDQVVVRVFLGGALHPELVDLPESELQSIAIEELSPLLRISGAPLLVEVVKWREKMPQYHVGHVQLVDEIEARAAQLTGFALAGNAYRGVGIPYCIRSGNEAAHRLATMLKEV is encoded by the coding sequence TTGCCGCAATCACGTTTTGCAGTCATCGGTGGTGGCATCAGTGGACTGACGGCAGCCTATCGCTTGACGCAAGAGGTGCCGCAAGCGCGAGTGCAATTATTCGAAGCCAGCGACCGACTTGGCGGGGTACTTTCGACTTTCCAGCAACAAGACCTGCTAATCGAACGCGGTGCGGATAGCTTTCTCACCAAACAACCCTGGGCCGTGGAACTCTGCCGGGAGCTCGGGTTGGCCGAGGAGTTGATCCCCACTAATTCAGAACATCGGCGGGCACTTGTGCTGTGTGATGGAGAACTTCATCCGGTGCCTGAAGGGTTTCACATGATGCGGCCGCAGCGGGCGCTTCCGATATTGCGAAGCCGACTGCTGAGCTGGCAGGGGAAGTTGCGGCTCCTTGCCGAACGGTGGATCGCTCGCCCCTCAGGAATCGATCGAGAAGATTTTGACGACAATCTCGCACACTTTGCCACGGAGCGGCTTGGCCACGGAGCATACGCTCGACTTGTGGAACCCCTGCTTGCCGGGATTTTTACGGCTGACGCCACCAAACTGAGCGTCGCGGCGACCATGCCTGAAGCGATCGCATTGGTTCGCGAGCATGGAACCTTGTGGCACCGTGAAGTTTCGCCAGGCTCGGAGCCGGATCGCTCCACCAGCGGAGCAAGGTACGGAAGCTTTTTAACACTACGGGATGGAATGAGTCGCCTCGTAAACGAACTTGCTGGGCGACTACCCACTAGTAGTATTCAATTGAACAAACTCGCGAGACAGCTTTCGCGTGACGAAGACGGAAACTGGAGTTTGCAACTCGCCGATGGTTCAATGTGTGGCCCGTTCACTGGGGTAGTGACAGCGCTCCCTGCTCCGCAGACGGCAAAGCTCGTAGAACAGGTCGATTCGCAACTTTGCGATCTATTGCGGCGAATACCCTACGCAAGCAGTGCGGTTGTAAGCCTCGCATACAATCGAGAACAAGTTTCACGGCCCTTGGATGCGTTTGGACTGGTTGTCCCCGCTGTTGAAAAATCCAGGATCGTAGCGGCGAGTTTTTCCAGCGTCAAGTTCCCGGGACGTGCCCCCGGCGATCAAGTCGTCGTGCGCGTATTCCTGGGAGGTGCGTTGCATCCCGAATTGGTTGACTTGCCTGAATCAGAACTGCAATCGATAGCGATAGAAGAACTGTCACCGCTTCTGAGGATATCGGGTGCCCCGTTGCTTGTAGAAGTCGTGAAGTGGCGAGAGAAGATGCCCCAGTATCACGTCGGCCACGTACAGCTTGTCGATGAGATCGAGGCTCGTGCTGCCCAGCTCACCGGCTTCGCACTCGCCGGGAATGCCTACCGTGGAGTGGGGATTCCTTACTGCATTCGCAGCGGAAATGAGGCAGCGCATCGCTTAGCGACGATGCTCAAGGAAGTATGA